From the Zymoseptoria tritici IPO323 chromosome 2, whole genome shotgun sequence genome, the window GTTGAAATTTATAGTATAGCCCTACTTTATAGCAATTCACACTAAAAAACACCCCTTTTTTAGCACTCTTCCGAAGAGTAATAGACAGCTACTACAACACCCTCCTATTCCTTAAATTGACTAAATTTCCCCCTTAATTTCCGACTTCTTAAACTAACCTCGTCGATTAACGACTGTTTAATTAACactatctactacctcttcgaCCAGATACTCCTTATACGACGCCTACATATCCCTCGCTAACTAATCCCTTATTATAATTATCGTTGTCCTCGGAGCTATATCCTCCTCGCGCTGCGctacctcgtcgtcgaacgGCCGGCAGTTCGTGTTATCTTCCACTAGCTGCACCGGCGGTGCGCGACCGAATCCTATTAACACGTTGTACACAGCGACACAGGCATACACTAGCTGCACTTACGTAGCTATACCGAACAGCGGACTAGTCTCGAAGATGCGGAAGCGCTTCTTTAACACACCGAACGCTCGCTCTACGACGTTCCTTATCGACGAGTAGCGCAGATTAAAGAGCTCCTTAGGATTCTTAGGCTTTATGTTAGCTAGGTACTGCTCTCTTAGGTAATACCGCACACTACGGTAAGGCACTATAGTAATCTCGCTGTTCGAGTATCTAGCATCTGCGAGATAATAACAGCCGTCCGGTGCGCTAAAGCCGTATAAGGAGCGTGCGTTATTAAGCATACGACCGTCGTGAGCAGAGCCTTCCTATCTAGCTAATATGAACGTAAACTGCATAGTTATGTCTACTACCGCTAACACGTTCTATGTAAGGGTGCCCTTCCGGTTTCTAAAGGGCGCTTGTTCACCCTTTACGTGTGCGAAGACATAAGAGCTATCTAGCGCTCTAACGCAGTCGTCAAACTATAGCGAATACTTGTATCCCTTTGCATAAACATGCTAACAATCCTCTACCCTCGCAGGCTTTACCACCTCTTTATACATACGGCACACCGCGTCTAGCACCTGATAGAAGATCGGTCTAATAGTCGATAGTGAATGCTAGAAGTCCTTAGCAATGTCGCAATACCGGTCGTTGTAAGTAACTACATAAAGGAAGATTAACAACCTCTAAGGCTTGCTAATTAGCCCTCTGCGGACTCCCTGTAGATAAGGATGCACTAGCTTGTATATAGCTTCGAAGGCTCTCGGTTTACAGCGCGTGTATCGATACAAGCGTGTGTAATTGCGAAGGATGTCGAAGGTGAATCGCTCACCACGCGCTGTGTCTGTATACACCGTCCGGACACTACTAGGCATGCGATAACTATACTCTTCTAGCATGCTTACAGCTACGGTAGTAAGCACTATTATATTGCGGTAGTAGCAACTAACACGCTAATGCTCTAAGGATATAGACAActctatagtagtagtagtagtagtaattaCAACGATACATGCGCAAGGAGCTGAACACGCAACACACTAACAACGCGCCGGCACTATGAACGCGAGGACTCACACCACCGCTTAACCGAACAACACCGTAGATCGACATGACATTAAACTTCTACCATTATACACACCAATGTCGACAACATGGTCCGAGCGCTCAAGTCACGCCGCACCTTAACCGGACAGGTCCTAAGATGACGTTGAGTGAAAGAGAgaccttgcccttcttctagtaatgatgaggatgattgTTTtacttcctctccctcggtTGACTGCTACGTGCCTATGCAAATTATGTTCACATACCACTGGCCCGTACAATGTCCAAAGACCTCCCACAACCGACTGCCCAGCCCTTGTACAGCCCCTCGGCGGGCAAGTCCTCCGTACACTTCCGTTCGCGGCCGCCAACTCTCCTACTTTCCCCGCTTCCTCCCCGACATGCATATCATTCGGATCGCGGAGTGAGTGATACTTGGCATGTTTCCTGACCTCACTTGCTATTGTACAGTCTGCAGAAACGCTGTCGACGTTCTCTATACAGCAAGTCATCAAGGTCACATCATTACAGTCGGACCGTTTTTACAATGCTCCGAGACGGAGCTGGGATTATTCTATGGGCTGACCGCCGGTCCGCACTGGCCAAGCCTCAACGGAAATGGTGTCGGTTCGGTCTGTCATTCATTTGATCGATATGGACCCCACGCTGATAGCGAACATTGGACAATCAGGAGGCGGACATCCTCCCAAAGGTTCGTGCTCAGCCAAGTCGAAAGCTCATTGTTCCTCAGTGAATCATTGCTTCTGTGCCGTTTCCATTTCGAGAAAAAAAATCCGATGCGGTATCGGCAGCATTCTCTGAGAACTGATTTGTTCTACTGCTGCTGTTCTTCGAGAAAGACGACGGCTTGAGCGTGCTCTATTGACGAGCAGGTAAGCGACCACCTCCTGCATCCCGGTGACGACGAACGCACCGCGGATCTTGACACTCAGCACCTGCGGGACAGTTCTCGTAGAAGCAACCGCCTCGAGGGCAGTTGTTGCACGACGGCTGTCTGCCGTTGCATGTTCCCCACCAAGGGTACCATTCGTACCATTGCTGTCACGTTCGATCGGATCAGAGCTAGCAACCTCTCCTTCAACGCCTGCGGTATCCTCCTTCTGGATGTTCTCGGCGATCTTCTGATTGCCTTCGAAGTCGGCAGTCTCTGCTTCGATGCCACCGTTGTCCTCATCCTTGACGTTCTCGTCGGCCTGCTCTCTGACTTCGACCAAGTTCTGGCGCAAGATGTAACCAATGTCATGCAGCTCATGACACAAAGCGATACCGTCTTTGAGGTCGAAAGCGGCCGTGGCCAGCTTGTTGAAAAAGGCGCGCATCCTCTGCTTTGGGATGACTGGCAACTTGCGGAGCTCTTCAAGCTCAGTAGCGAGTTCTTGAACTGAATTTCTTGCTTCTGGTAGTGCTGTGCGCGCAGCGGTATTCAGACGGGTTTGCTGCCGGGCCACGACATCCGGCTGCTGTTCGGTCTCCATGGCTGCGTTTCGTTCTTGATGTGTCGGATGTGTCGAAGCAAAGGAAGTCGAAGCCAGAATCGAAATTCGGGGGATCCTCGTTTGCCTTGTTGTGCGTCCTACCTAGACGGGACTGGCCGTCAGAGACCGCTCAATCCGTCATGAGGCGTCCATGGACTGTTCTAGTCGTGCAGCGTTTGTCGTCTCGAGCGGCGAGTCGACATGATGAAGTGACGGCGATCAGGAGTCGTAGTCCTCACTTGGATACGGCGGTCTCGCTGGGAGGCAGGCATCGCTGTTGACGAAGACATGGCACAGTGAGAGTGATCGAACACGAAGACAGTGAGAGCCATGAATGTGACTGTTGTTGAATACTGACCTGCATAAGGTAAAGACAAGCCCTCCAAACGACCTGTATGGCATCTGCCGACCTTCATGTGCTATTCACTCTGCTGCTTTCTCACTCACACAATCGACTTAGTCTGTATGACAAGCACATGATACAATTCCAGATAACTCCTGCTGACTCTAGACATTCACCctcactcctctcccctaaCTCCACGATAAGGAGCTCAACACGTAAACCTTTCTCAGACCGCTGTCCTCGGTCCATTGATGAAGTCCACTTTTCCCATTTCCCTTTGCAAAACATACAGAACCCCCCACAAAAGAAAAACAAAAGACATCGCAGAAGATTGGCTGAGATGAGGCGATAACACAAAGCCGGCCAGCCACCTTGCTCGTGCAACAATAAGAGGATGCTGCCAAGATGAGGGACATTCGGATATCGATGCCGTCATCCAACGGTGGGGCTCAGGGGAAGCAAACCCAAGGCAAAGCATGGGCGTAGAGGGCGGACAGACAAGCATGCATGTGCGGCAGCGTAGATTCGGAACAAAGCTGATGTCCGTGAAATGCTTGAAGACGCAAGTGCCGTGGTAGATGTTGTGGTGAAGATTCAGCGATAGCCGCCTCCGAAGCCACCGCGAGGGCCCGTGGGACGCTCAACGTACAGACGCTCGCCGCCATACTGACGCTCGCCTCCCATGTACCCGTTGCCGGCGCGGCTGAGTGGAGCTCCAAGAGGAGGGCCTGGACGAGTGGCGACGGCCGGATTGCAGCAAGCCATGGCGACGCGAGAGCCATACTTGGAGCCGCGGAGGGACACCATGTGCTTGCGAATGTGAGCGGACACGAGCTCACGGCGGGAAGGCTCGCCGTAGACGAGGATATACTGGATGAGGTAGTTGCCGAACTGATCGCCGGCAATATCGATGAGAGGCATGCGTGGGCGGTCTGGGCGAGCCTCGCACACACGGTCAAGGTAACGATCCAGGAACTCATTTCCGCCAATCTTCAGGCACTTCTCCACGACCTTGGAGGCAAATTGATCCAGACTGTACTCGGTAGCGTAGCGGATGACATGATCGACAGCGCGAGTGCGGTCAGGGATAGATCCATGCTCGCAGATGTGCTGAATGCACCAATTGCCGAACTGACCGTGGGCCACGACGTCGATACTGGCGAGGACTTCGTTGACGCACGGGCGCTTGTCCTCTTCCAGGCAGTTCTCGAAGATGTTCTGAACGACCAGACTGCCGGTCTCGCCCAGAGCGACTTCATGCCACATACCACGGAGAGCTTCGTTGACGAACTTCATGATCTGCGGTGGCGAATCGCTCCAGCGAAGCTCGAACAACTTCTGCCAGACATGGCAAGCGTAGCGGTGAATGACCGTCTCTGGAATACGGCGGAGGAGTTCATGCACCATTATAGCCTTGTACTCTTCCGGAACGCAGTCGAATGCCTTTTGCACGACGTGGCAACCGAATGCATCCATGCTGAGGTTGAGGGTGTTGCCACGGATGGCCtgggcgatgaggatgatctGCTCGGGAGATCCATGCTCGAAGCAGCGCTGAACGAGAAAGTTGCCAAAGCGGTTGACCATGAGTGGGTATGCTTGCTCGATGATGGCTTGCACGATCTCGACTTTCTGCTCGGATGTAGCGAGTTTCAACTTTTGCTGCAAGAAGATGGACGCTTGTTGATCATTGTTGCACACAATCTTGTCAACGACGTACTTCCAGTTGCAGCTCATGTGGCGatcgagaaggcggcgatAGTTGAGAGGCTCCGTGGTGCTCACAAAGGTAGGAGTCGCGCTTGCTTGCTGCAGACCATACTGACGACCAGTACCAAACTCAGAGGCAGTTGGTGAGAGCCTCGTACCGACAGGCGCGGGTTGACTGCTCATGGCACCGTTTGGCATGCCGTACGGTGCTTGGAATGAAAGCGGAGCGATCGATGGCGGAGCTTCGTAGGCTGAGGGATGCCCATATCCTGTCTGCGGGCGATTGAAGCTCGGCATGCTGTCGAACCTGAGAAATAGGTATGTCAGACGTGTGTTCGTAGTCGGTGAGATTGCAGTGTATACTCACGAGGTCTGCACAGAGGTGTTGAAGCTGCTGCGTTCAAACGAGTTGCCTGCGCTTCTACCGTATGTGCCGCGGGGAACTTGACCATTGGCGACAGGCAGCATGTTGTGGTTGGCGATGTTCGCAGCAAGATGCTGAGCGGTCGGGAATGGAGAGCCAATGGCTTCCTCCATGGTATGCTGTGCGAGGCGCGACTGAGTGAGCTGCAGGTCCATCTGAGCCATGCGTTCCTGGGCCACTTCAAGCTGCTTCTTGAGTTCTgcgacttcaccacctcctgGACGACGGTCGCGACTGGCGTGGTCAGACGGCGGGGTGATGGCGTACGGATCGGTGGGCGAGGATGATGCGCTACGCTGCTCATTCTCCTGGAGGTCGCGCTTCTGGCGTGAAAGCAACTCCTGCTGCGCGTTGAGTTTCGCGAGGAGCTCGTTGACCGGAGTCTCCATGCTGCAGGGCTATCAAAGTCAGGACGTGAGGGCGCATGCGATGTGAAGTGTGTGAATACCTTGTGCACCAGGATCGGACGGCTGGCCGACATCGTGTTTGTTTGCGGCAGAGGCATCAGGCTGGTGGTGCGCTTCATGCCATGCTGTATTTCCGTCAGAGAGTGATGCGACCGAATTTCGATGGCGGGACGAACCTGATGGTGGgtgttctcgtcgtcgaagatgcTGAACAGAGCTGAAGCCTTCTTGGTGGGTGGCGAGCCGGTCCACTCCATCTCTGCTGATGCAGTGGGTGGAGGTGCGGGTGAGATGCAGAGAATGGGCCGGTGAAGGTGGATGAGATGAAGATCGGATGAGATGACGGTAATGTCGCAGTCGCAATGAGATGGTGACTTCTTGCTGGATTGCGCGACGTGGTTGCCGAATGATGTTGCAGTGGGGATCGAAAAGGAAGATCGGTCGCTCAGGGCGGAAGTGACTTCGGGGATTGAAAGAACGTCGGCGAAGTTGCCGCTGTGAGAGGCCCGAGTTCCTGTTTCAGGCGCCACTCAAGCCCGAAGTGGAAGGAGCGAATCGTGGCGCAGTGAATTTTGAGGTGAAGTAAACGCACTTCACGTGCTACGAGAACACACACCCACACACGGAGCATACTGATGAAGAGAATAGCGATGAAGGAATGTACGTACCTTCACCTTACTGCGAGAACCTCAATGACACAATGAGACGAGAGAGAGAACAAACCTGGGCGATGCGCACAAAACCACTTGGACGACCATCCGACAGTGTTCATTGTGACAGTATGTCGAGTCTGTCCTTGCTATTCCTGCTCTTTAGGCAAGCAACATGTTTAGCTCTGTGCCTTCTGACCGAAGCCACGAGCACGCAGCCACTCGCGTACGTTCTCGAGATCCCTCTCCTTGTACCGAGCGTTGCCCTTGATAGTGTCACTCACAACGGCCAGACCCCTGTCGTAGCCGGTGTTGTCCTTGTCGGCGAAGAATTGAGCAATGTCCTTCTCCACTTCAGCGTCGGAGAACTTGAGTAAGCTGACGCGGAGGAATCTCTCCAACACAACCATGTTACCGCCCAGCTTCTCTCTAATCATCGGCCAGTTGGACTTGATGTACTCCCAAACGGCCGTGCGCACTTTTGAGTTGTTCGCAAGGGATCCGCCAACGCTGTGCAGATCTTGTATGGCGACATTTCCATCAAAGGCAAACTTCAGGTAGTCGGCAGCAAGCTCAGGGGTTTGCACTTGACCCAGAGACTGCAGGGTGATCTCTTTGCCGTCAACCGAGGTGGTGGTAAGGTACTCTTTCTGAATCGCTTTGTAggcatcctcgccgccactCTTGACCGAGATCCTGTAGACCGGTCCCCGAAGCGACGGGTGGATTGCCTTGGCATCGCCGTGCACAAACTTCTCAAattccttcttcgcctcagCAACGACAGCCTCATGACCGGCGAGTCCAGCAGAAGAGATGAGGAGAGCACGAAGCTGCCCAGTCAAGTAGTCATCCGTTGGGCGGAATTGCCAGCCGATCTTGTCCGTGGCGAAAGTGACCAGCTTCAAGGTGTACTTTCGCAGAgcctccgacacctccgGGTCGGACGAGAAGGTGGACCGAATCTTGCCAAGACTGGAGAGCACTTCCGACCAGACCAGATAATTCTTCTCGATCTCGAAGCCTTGAAGGAAAGTGAGCACGGCCGCCGTGGTACCTTCACCTGCAACCGCAAGTGCCGCAGCGTCGCCGACAAGACCAATCTTGTCTTGTACCGAGAGCTTGTTGAGAACTTTGCTCAACGCTTCGAGCCTCTGAGGTGGCATGTTGGTTCTGTAGAACCCAGTTTGGTCTTTGTTCAGCTTGTAGACACTAGTGTCGATATCGCGAATAGTATCGGATTTTGTAGTCAAAGGCTCGCGCTGGGAAAGAGTGGCTTCGGGTCCGGTCTGCAGGCCAAGAGGAATCCACCAGGTCGTTTCGTCCTCCTCAGGCTTTACTTCACCCGCAGTGAGGAATCTGGATTGCTTAACGGTGATCTGACCAGGCTCCTCTGCAACGGTCACAACTGGGAAGCCGATTTTCCGGATCCATGGGTCCATAAAGGTCGTCACATCTTGGCCAGACGCTTTGGTCAGCGCGGACCAGAGGTCGCTGGTGGTGGCGTTGGCATACGTATGCGCCTTGAGATAGTCTGCAACTCCTTGCAGGAAAGTCTTCACACCGAGGTGGGCCGCAAGCATGCGAATCACTGAACTGCCCTTCAAGTAGCTGATGTGGTCGAAGATTTGATCGACTTCGAGAGCGTTCCGTACGGGCACTTCGATAGGGTGACTCGTCCGCAAGCTGTCAAGCTGGAACGCCATTTGCATGCCCTCGGTGCACCACTGGCCCCAAACGTCCCAGTCCGGGTGAAGATGATCGACTGCATACCAGCCAACCCATGTGGCGAAGCCTGGACGAGTCAGCGAGGTTGTCGTGTTCATACACAGGAAGGAATACAGTACCTTCGTTGAGCCATAGCTCGTTCCACCAGTCCATCGTGACCAGATTACCGAACCATTGATGGGCAAGCTCGTGAGCAACGACGTACACAACACGATTGCGGTACTTTTGGTCTGACGCATACTCGTCAAAGAGGACAGCGGTCGTGCGGTAGGTGATCAAGCCCCAGTTCTCCATGGCGCCGTGAGACTAGGAAACAAAGGTCAGTCAGTGCGCGAGAGCACATTTGCAATGGGATAGGACGTATGATTGGCTAGAAGCCAGTCAGACTCGCTGTCACGAGGAGTGCAATGGTATTCGCAAGGCTTGGTTGCCGACTTGGATGGCAAACGTGGTGGCACGGACACTGCTGGAGACTTACGAATTCATGCACAGCCAACAGATCCACCTTCGGCAGAGGGTAGTCAATTTGGAAGATCTGTAACAACATTAGTGACTTCGAGCAGCAATGCCTCGACGATGATCGGCCCACCTCTGAGAAGTAGTCCACGACCTGATGAGCGCTCTCCAAGGCAAGCTGGCCCTGGGCTTTCAATCCCTTGGTTGTGTAGACACGGACGGGAAGGCTCTTTCCATTGTACTTCCGCCTGGTGAAGTCCTCAATATACTCAAAGTCGCCAAATGCCCATGCCAACAAGTATGTCGACATGACAGGAGTCCGGTCAAAGCTCACGACCTTGTATCcatccttgctcttcttggTCTCCTTCTCGGGCATGTTGCTGAGAGCGACCAGATCTTCAGGGATCTCCATCTCGAAGTCAAACGTCGCTTTGAGGTTGGGCTCGTCGAAGCAGGGGACTGCTCGCCTCGCATCGGAGCTCTCGAATTGTGTGGAGAACATGTAGTGGTTTTCGCCGTCTCTTGCAACTCCCTTCGATGCCTCCACGGTGGGCTTGTAAGCACTGCGATAGAATCCAGCCATATGGTTGTTCATTGTTCCTTCATATTTGATCGACAGCACAGCCTTTGAGAACGCCGGCAGTTCTTGAtcgaaggagaaggtgcAACGCTGGCTCTTCGCATCATGCGTGATGTTCGACGCCTGGATCGACGAAGAGTGTTTGCCCGAATCTGTAACGACCTCGGCGGAGTGGATCTTGAGCTCAAAGGTGTTCAAGGTGATGGTCTTGCTAGCTTTCTTCACGTCCAGATCGATGTCGACCTTGCCCTGGTATGTCCAGGGCTCGCCGGATTGCAAGTCGAAAAGGCTGATGGCATAGTTCGTAGGTTTGACACTGTTAAGATAGGAATGTCAGTGCAGTCTGTACGAGGAGAATGGCATTGCATACTCGTCAGGGAGGACATCGCGGTCTGAGGCCATGGCGACGAGCGTACTGGATGCACTGCTTGAGCAATGCCTGATTTGTGGTGTTTGTCTGAAGAGGGGAGCGGTGCTGGAGCGTTTTGTCGTTTCCAACAATGTTCCCTGACTAGACCAGCAGGGCAATGGAACAGTAGTAGGTCCGGCGATTCGGTGGTGTGTCCCAGAAAGGAAGCTGGTAGAGGTGGTCGAGTGCTTGCGAACCCCGCCAAACGTTGTCCGGCCTTGTGGTTGCAATTGCTTTACAAGCCGCAGCGAGCCGCGAATGCTGAACATCAATGCCGAACAGGACACGATCGAAGCATGGATTCCACAGATCGACCAGATGCTCGATGCAGGGACAGGAGCTGTGAGCTACGATAGGATTGCGAGCGAGGGAGGTGATTCTCAGGTACCGTAAAGGTTAAAGAAAGCACTCACGGCGGACTAAGCTCCGCTTTCATCCTTGGGTCGCTGGCCGACGGAGCCGTATCATGTTTGACATGGCGCTGGAACCAAGGACGGGTTGATAGAAGCAGAAAGTGCACTTTACAAGGAAAAGGAGAGGTGCACATAAAAGtttgaggaagacgatcagGAAGAGCACAAAGTTATATCGTATCCCGTATTAGTCATAGATTGTGTGTTCACGCTCCTTCAGGGTATCTCTCGATCGTTCCGCCTTGCCCAATGCCAGTGTCAAATGCTAGACGCCTTCTATGCTCTGGTTTCCGTCATCGTACTATGTCCATATCTTACAGCCGTATCGTTGCCCCAACACAAGGTATTCTGAATTGGAATTTCTCCAGTAATCCGCGCAGCCACTCAAACACGTTGCTTCCATTTGGTATGCTGGCGGCAACCATTCGCACAGGCTCGCCAGACACCGCATTGCTCTTTACACCACCCATTACCGAGCTGACCAGCGATCCACCTGTCCCGTTCAAAGCCGACAGTGCCAGGCTGGCAGTCTCCATAACGGCATCTGTGAGCGTCGCATTGCCGCTGAAGAGGAACGTCGCAGTCTCGTTGATCGAAGTCGAGGCATCGGTCCATCTTGGTTCGAACCAGTCCGCGGAGAAGTCGAGTAGGGAAATCACAACGCAGCAGAGGAGGAACGTGCAGTATCTAAGGCGGAGTGTCAGCGGAGATCTTTCGTGCTGACGTCGGGCCGAGGACTTACACGCAGGGTCGACTGAGCCAGAAGTGTCCGATAAGATATATCAATGTGTATAGAGGCGACGCGGTGCTGAGAAAGACCAGAAGAGACACCCAGGCTGAAACAGGTAGGTTAGTAATGCTCTCCACGAGGTCACGCCGGGTTGTCTTACATCTCAAGCAGAACATCTTGATCGTGGATCAAAAACACTGCGCAGGTTGCGGTTACTGCATGGTATAGAAGGTCCAGAGGAACGAGAGAATGGCGTCCGAGGATGTGGTCCAGTCAAAGATGTCGGCAACTGCTCGCGTGTGGTTACTCTCCAGATGACGGCGGATGGCGCTCGAAGTCGTGCCGGAGTAAGCTTGCGGGAAGTCCGCGAGCTTATCTGGCCTTCCCTTCACGCAGCCTAAGGTACTGCCCCTCGACCAAAGACTAAGTATACAGTAGAATATTCGGCAAGGGCCCACTTGCGAACAAAGAAGCTCTTCTCACTATAGTCTACTGGATAAGAAGCATTTTGGTTAAAACCGGCGCTCTTCATTTTCAACGGATGTTGAACAACTTATCCGTTGACGGAGCACGCCTATGGCTTGCACCGCTGCTTTGATAGACAGTCAGCTCGAGCTGACGTCCGACTTATCAAACTATTTCAACATGGCTTGCGGGCGGACGGCGATTCCAAATGCTCCAAGAACTGCAATATCATTGAAAGGTCGTATTAACGTCATTCCTCTCCTCTCAAGAGGCAGAAGCAATCGTACTACGAGCAGAGCCGCGTCTCGCATCAGCTGAATCGTCGCTGGCATGACCTCTACTCCAGACTCCTAGCCTCCCACATGCATGCTCCACCAAACGAAAGTCGTCCCATCTGTGCCAACCAAATTGGCTTCCGTTCTCAACAGCACTGTCCGCTCTTCTTGTCTGCCGGCATGTTCGATGGGCCTAGCGGAATGGCACTGCCTTGCCCTGGTCCCTGGCTTGGCTCTCCTTGGTCGAGTGCCTTGCTGCTGACGATGCGGTAGATCTCAGCCAATTCTTGCTGGAAGGCAAGCTCGACGTTGGAGGCGTCCAAGGCGGAGGTCTCGATGAAGGAGAGGCCGTTCTCGCTCGCGAATTGTTTGGCGTCGTCTGTGGACTGGGTCTACGTCAGCTGAATTCTTCTGCACGTGCGGAATATTGACGTACCACTGCGCGCAGATGACGAAGATCTGACTTGTTACCCACAACTGCTACTCGTCAGCTTCCTCGTTATCCTTGCTCGTACTTTTCACGCTCAAGACTCACGCATGATGACTATGTTTGTGTCCGCATGATCCCTCAGCTCTTTCAACCACCGTGTGACGTTCTCGTACGTCTGTTGCTTGGAGATATCGTAGACGAGTAGTGCACCCACAGCGCCCCGGTAGTAGGCAGAGGTGATGGCGCGGTAGCGCTCTTGGCCGGCGGTGTCCCAGATTTGCGCCTTGATCGTCTTGTTGTCCACTTGAATGCTGCGCGTCGCAAATTCGACGCCGATTGTGGACTTGCTGTCGAGGTTGAACTCATTCCGGGTGAATCGCGAGAGCAGGTTCGATTTTCCGACACCAGAGTCACCGATCAGCACCACCTTGA encodes:
- a CDS encoding GTP-binding protein, coding for MANDEYDFLFKVVLIGDSGVGKSNLLSRFTRNEFNLDSKSTIGVEFATRSIQVDNKTIKAQIWDTAGQERYRAITSAYYRGAVGALLVYDISKQQTYENVTRWLKELRDHADTNIVIMLVGNKSDLRHLRAVSTDDAKQFASENGLSFIETSALDASNVELAFQQELAEIYRIVSSKALDQGEPSQGPGQGSAIPLGPSNMPADKKSGQCC